Proteins from a genomic interval of Capsicum annuum cultivar UCD-10X-F1 chromosome 4, UCD10Xv1.1, whole genome shotgun sequence:
- the LOC107867341 gene encoding 7-deoxyloganetin glucosyltransferase, which translates to MSSICGENLDKPRPHAVCVPYPAQGHISPMLKLAKILHHRGVHITFVNTEHNHKRLLKSRGPDALKGLPSFRFEAIPDGLPPCDPEATQDIPSLCESTTTTCLDPFNELLAKLKNTEVPPVSCIVSDGSMSFTLSAAQSLGIPQVFFWTPSACGLLSYMHYHDLVEKGYTPLKDESYLTNGYLETTLDWIPGMKGIRLRDLPTFIRTTNPDEYMIKFIIQETQRSKTASAIVLNTFGPLEREVLESLLGLLPRVYAIGPLHLLMEHVDDKNLEDLGSNLWKEETKCIDWLDSKKSESVVYVNFGSITLMTPDQLMEFAWGLANSQMVFLWIIRPDIISGEQVVIPPEFLEETTERGMLASWCPQEQVLSHPAIGGFLTHCGWNSTLESLSCGVPMICWPFFAEQQTNCWFCCKRWGIGMEIDSNVKRDEVENLVRELMIGEKGKEMRKKASEWKNLAKEAGKKPTGSSYVNIDQLINEILLSPIPKQ; encoded by the exons atgAGTTCCATTTGTGGTGAAAATTTAGACAAACCTAGGCCTCATGCAGTTTGCGTACCATATCCAGCCCAAGGCCACATTAGCCCAATGCTAAAGTTGGCCAAAATCCTGCATCACAGAGGCGTTCATATCACCTTTGTAAACACAGAACACAACCATAAGCGTCTCTTGAAGTCTCGAGGCCCTGATGCCCTCAAGGGCTTGCCATCTTTTCGATTCGAGGCCATTCCGGATGGCCTCCCACCATGTGACCCAGAGGCCACCCAAGACATTCCTTCTCTTTGTGAATCAACTACCACTACTTGTTTAGATCCTTTCAATGAGTTGCTTGCAAAGCTCAAAAATACTGAAGTGCCACCTGTCTCGTGCATCGTTTCTGATGGTTCAATGAGCTTCACTCTCTCTGCTGCTCAAAGTTTGGGTATCCCTCAAGTTTTCTTTTGGACCCCAAGTGCTTGTGGTTTATTAAGTTACATGCATTACCACGATCTTGTTGAGAAAGGATACACACCACTTAAAG ATGAAAGTTACTTGACAAATGGGTATTTGGAGACAACTTTGGATTGGATACCAGGCATGAAAGGAATACGTTTGAGGGATCTTCCAACTTTCATTAGAACTACAAATCCAGATGAATATATGAtcaagttcattatccaagaaaCGCAGAGAAGCAAAACGGCTTCAGCTATTGTTCTTAATACATTTGGACCATTAGAGAGGGAAGTTCTTGAATCACTCCTGGGCCTTCTTCCACGGGTTTATGCCATTGGGCCCTTACATCTTCTCATGGAACACGTTGATGACAAGAACTTGGAGGACTTGGGATCGAATCtatggaaagaagaaaccaagtgTATAGACTGGCTTGATTCCAAGAAATCAGAGTCTGTTGTCTATGTCAATTTTGGAAGCATCACTCTCATGACTCCGGACCAACTTATGGAATTCGCCTGGGGACTTGCCAATAGCCAGATGGTATTTTTGTGGATTATTAGGCCTGATATTATATCAGGCGAACAGGTAGTTATTCCACCTGAATTCCTGGAAGAAACTACAGAAAGAGGGATGCTAGCAAGTTGGTGTCCACAAGAACAAGTCCTTAGTCACCCTGCTATTGGAGGGTTCTTGACTCATTGTGGATGGAATTCAACACTTGAAAGCCTTAGTTGTGGGGTGCCAATGATTTGTTGGCCGTTCTTCGCAGAACAACAGACAAATTGTTGGTTCTGTTGTAAGAGATGGGGAATTGGAATGGAGATTGACAGTAATGTGAAGAGGGACGAAGTTGAAAATCTTGTGAGAGAATTGATGATAGGGGAGAAAGGCAAAGAGATGAGGAAAAAAGCATCGGAATGGAAGAATTTGGCCAAGGAAGCTGGTAAAAAACCAACAGGATCATCTTATGTTAACATAGATCAATTGATCAATGAAATTCTACTCTCCCCCATACCCAAGCAATAG